The following coding sequences are from one Clarias gariepinus isolate MV-2021 ecotype Netherlands chromosome 19, CGAR_prim_01v2, whole genome shotgun sequence window:
- the LOC128507880 gene encoding ankyrin repeat domain-containing protein SOWAHB-like, producing MATDFTQESVLRFLLRNEGNVRNADLLTHFKAFLREHEDRVRNRDLFKRYVNAVATVRQEDGVSYVVLRKKYRAHLGDVASSTAASGSRADKKQEGGGGRKVGVCAGEPEGLKSQLSQVHKADAILPVAGIVNNNNNNNGNHPDIYLEKAFQTSSHQPWEQRVSSVPSKDNTCTLGMSSFSADSKRSSGSGQSSDLPTEGKAVKADPKDNGVHGARPGQLREADGCSQKSFYPPPEYPRCEVSVTPPPKDTAHKHTLPGSFQSFDENLPCVWPFPISHRQTQISASSPCLTEISSDAFSFDASRQDVLSQSNDSLPRPEYYPQATGIIIHKPEEYTATAATPVTHAPQRHQNPLETPHPRVASDYLEPKYLQGLSSSQNSLILPSSINSDWPQTFPQDNWSSDDALNYGGGVSSEGGRQTQADTHHSHQVRLLPQLHRQDSQLTPWHHSTGHLHDEQTQASLPSLSAGESTCSRPIARRLSRHMRSRMCRSLGADLDQAFREDGDTARLKRLHRITSFLNMSSSRTHSPLSSVSPASSVRSLGHDPSSCGHRSTQVPLEPLEHEWFVKAASGVWTDIYSLFREDPSLLAKRDFVSGYTVLHWIAKHGDHRVLNTLWYGVQKAGMTLDVDARSTCGYTPLHLAAIHGHKNLLRLLVHKFKANIALRDNSGKKPWQYLEKNNDRDLLELLGAPPRIIAGGAWVQWSSDRPQVAPVNRSAATVKRHTSIAALFKHKSQLRVSANTESFL from the coding sequence ATGGCTACCGACTTCACCCAGGAGTCGGTGCTGCGCTTCCTCCTGCGCAACGAAGGAAACGTTCGCAACGCGGATCTCCTGACGCACTTTAAAGCGTTTTTGCGGGAGCATGAAGACCGAGTGAGGAACCGCGACCTGTTCAAGCGGTACGTGAACGCCGTGGCCACGGTGAGGCAGGAGGACGGAGTCTCGTACGTCGTGTTGAGGAAGAAGTACCGAGCGCATCTGGGAGACGTCGCCAGCAGCACCGCCGCGTCAGGCAGCCGAGCTGATAAGAAACAGGAAGGCGGTGGAGGCAGGAAAGTAGGAGTGTGTGCTGGAGAACCCGAGGGACTGAAATCTCAGCTCTCACAAGTACACAAGGCGGATGCAATCTTACCAGTTGCAGGGattgtaaacaacaacaacaacaacaacggaAATCATCCTGATATTTATTTGGAGAAAGCCTTTCAAACATCATCTCATCAGCCATGGGAGCAAAGGGTGTCTTCCGTCCCCAGCAAAGACAACACATGCACTCTGGGCATGTCCTCATTTTCCGCAGATTCGAAACGCTCAAGTGGGAGCGGCCAGAGCTCTGACCTGCCGACTGAGGGGAAAGCCGTGAAGGCAGATCCTAAAGACAATGGTGTTCACGGTGCCAGACCCGGACAATTGAGAGAAGCAGATGGCTGCAGCCAGAAGTCCTTTTATCCTCCTCCAGAATATCCACGCTGTGAGGTGAGTGTGACCCCGCCGCCCAAGGACacggcacacaaacacaccctgcCTGGCTCTTTCCAGTCGTTTGACGAGAATCTGCCCTGCGTCTGGCCTTTTCCCATCTCTCACAGACAGACGCAGATTTCAGCTTCCAGTCCATGTTTAACTGAAATCTCTAGTGATGCCTTCTCCTTTGATGCTAGTAGACAGGATGTCCTCAGCCAGAGCAATGACAGTCTCCCCAGGCCAGAGTACTATCCTCAGGCCACAGGTATTATCATCCATAAACCAGAGGAATATACAGCCACAGCAGCGACTCCGGTCACTCATGCTCCCCAGCGGCACCAAAATCCTCTGGAAACACCCCACCCACGTGTGGCTTCCGATTACCTGGAGCCAAAATACCTCCAAGGTCTCTCCTCCAGCCAAAATAGCCTCATCCTGCCTTCTTCCATTAACTCTGACTGGCCTCAAACATTTCCTCAGGACAACTGGTCTAGTGATGATGCACTGAATTATGGTGGTGGTGTTTCGTCAGAGGGTGGGCGCCAGACTCAAGCCGACACCCATCATTCCCATCAGGTCAGACTGTTACCCCAGCTACATCGGCAAGACAGCCAGCTCACACCCTGGCACCATTCAACTGGGCACCTTCATGATGAGCAAACCCAAGCGTCACTACCGAGTTTATCAGCAGGTGAGAGCACATGCAGCAGACCTATTGCACGGCGGCTGTCTCGCCACATGCGAAGCCGGATGTGTCGAAGCCTGGGAGCAGATCTGGACCAAGCGTTTCGGGAGGATGGCGACACAGCTCGGCTTAAACGCTTGCACCGGATCACCTCTTTTCTTAACATGTCTTCCAGCCGAACCCACAGCCCCCTGAGTAGTGTCTCTCCTGCCAGCTCTGTTCGCAGCCTGGGTCATGACCCATCGTCCTGTGGACACCGAAGCACCCAGGTTCCCTTGGAGCCTCTGGAACATGAGTGGTTTGTGAAAGCAGCTTCAGGAGTCTGGACGGATATTTATTCCCTTTTCAGAGAGGATCCAAGCCTGCTAGCCAAACGGGACTTTGTGTCAGGTTATACTGTATTGCACTGGATCGCCAAGCACGGAGACCACCGAGTGTTGAACACTCTATGGTATGGTGTGCAAAAAGCAGGCATGACATTGGATGTGGATGCTAGGAGCACGTGTGGGTACACACCACTGCACCTGGCTGCTATTCACGGCCACAAAAATCTCCTACGGCTCCTAGTGCACAAGTTCAAGGCTAACATCGCCCTCAGGGACAACAGTGGTAAGAAGCCTTGGCAgtatttggaaaaaaacaatgatagAGATCTGCTGGAGCTGCTCGGTGCTCCCCCGAGGATAATTGCGGGGGGTGCATGGGTACAGTGGTCCTCAGATAGACCTCAGGTAGCACCTGTGAACAGATCAGCAGCTACAGTAAAGAGACACACATCAATTGCTGCATTATTTAAACACAAGTCCCAACTTCGAGTTTCTGCCAATACAGAGTCCTTCTTGTAG